The Aspergillus fumigatus Af293 chromosome 5, whole genome shotgun sequence nucleotide sequence GAAAGCGACGAGTAATGATCAATTGATTGACCCATCCGAGTTATCCGTGAGCTTAGTGCTACATATTGGAGTCAGAATCACTTCAAGGGGGATCTAAAAAAtgaaatgatgatgataagaCTAGACGGAAAAAAGAACTTGTAAGGAAGCTGCTACGGAGCAAGAGGAAGCGAATACAGGGAGTAAATTCCCGCAGCAATCCATCGACGTCATTCTCGCTCCCTCCCATTTCTCCACTGAACTCTATCATCTCATCCTGCTCGGATGTTTTTCCCACGGTTTCCAGGCGCGAGACAGTTCATGTGATGATCTGTTATCTTTTTGAGATTCCTTGGATCACACTGTTCATATTTTGGTAAGCAGACTCGCTTCTCACGAGTCCTTGATAAGCACACGCAATTCATGAGGAACAGGCTGTGGCTGTCCGTGCGGCATCTGCATCCAACCGGCTTCTCCAATCCCATCGTACCCTCGGTCACAATTAAGCCAATGTCCAGCTTCACCATACCATTTGATGTGGGTAATGGATCTGGGTCTGTGCCAGTCACCTCTCTTAATGATTTGAGCAAGGACGATCTCCTATGTTTTCCAGCCTTTCAGATCTGGCTTTCCACCCTTCAGCGATCGTTACAGCGACAACACAACCCGTCCCATGAGTTCAGCCACAACCCCTACGTTTTACGGAAAATCAATGTTCAATCTGTTGATTACTTCAAGGGCGGCAGATTGGGGTTCGTTAAGCTCAAAGCAGACGTTTCCAATGGACATGGGGAAACACTCCCGGGAACGGTCTTTCTGAGAGGTGGTAGTGTGGGAATGTTGGTAGGAATGATAACATGTCATATCTATACGATACGAATCAGATTACTGACCATCGTGCTACTTGTGCGATAGATGATTCTCCAGCCCGACGATGTGCCTTCATCGaacgaggatgagaagcgGGCGATTCTGACCATTCAACCTCGAATCCCAGCTGGCTCTCTAGCTTTCCCCGAGATCCCAGCCGGTATGATTGATGA carries:
- a CDS encoding putative NUDIX family hydrolase; translation: MICYLFEIPWITLFIFWLWLSVRHLHPTGFSNPIVPSVTIKPMSSFTIPFDVGNGSGSVPVTSLNDLSKDDLLCFPAFQIWLSTLQRSLQRQHNPSHEFSHNPYVLRKINVQSVDYFKGGRLGFVKLKADVSNGHGETLPGTVFLRGGSVGMLMILQPDDVPSSNEDEKRAILTIQPRIPAGSLAFPEIPAGMIDDSGTFAGAAAKEIEEETGLTIPQGELVDMTSLALQSISEPKDGEYLQRAVYPSPGGSDEFIPLFLCQKRMPRKEIESLQGRLTGLRQHGEKITLKVVPLKDLWKEALRDGKTLAAWALYNGLKQDGKI